One Serpentinicella alkaliphila DNA segment encodes these proteins:
- a CDS encoding BofC C-terminal domain-containing protein, with product MVRRRRSIVIPLLVVAIFSASMGYIFGYYTYNRSPRLTEIENNIDNTNNLNSENKSDSNIVNVATQKEIVNNETKIIFRTYYERCKESVDTESTLNDNMIGLNEEGFNELILNTMPQFDLFSFSKDEIVLLEKKQDICPKHYLITEYNGYIIVYRFNEEGQRVIFQETRIPVSILPPVDQEKLKNGIIKNSEEEVTSLLEDYS from the coding sequence ATGGTAAGAAGAAGACGTTCGATTGTAATACCATTATTAGTAGTTGCAATTTTTTCTGCATCAATGGGATATATTTTTGGTTACTATACATACAATAGGTCACCTAGACTGACTGAAATCGAAAATAATATTGATAATACAAACAATTTAAATAGTGAAAATAAAAGTGATTCTAATATAGTTAATGTAGCGACTCAAAAGGAAATTGTAAATAATGAAACTAAGATTATTTTTAGAACCTATTATGAGAGATGTAAAGAAAGTGTGGATACAGAAAGTACTTTAAATGATAATATGATAGGATTAAATGAAGAGGGTTTTAATGAGTTGATATTAAACACGATGCCTCAATTTGATTTGTTTAGCTTCTCAAAGGATGAAATAGTTTTATTAGAGAAGAAGCAAGATATTTGCCCAAAACATTATTTAATTACAGAGTATAACGGATATATAATAGTTTATAGATTTAATGAAGAAGGACAAAGGGTTATTTTCCAAGAAACTAGGATACCAGTTTCAATACTACCACCAGTGGATCAAGAAAAGCTTAAAAACGGAATAATTAAAAATAGTGAGGAAGAAGTAACCTCTCTCTTAGAAGATTATAGCTAA
- a CDS encoding D-alanyl-D-alanine carboxypeptidase family protein — protein sequence MKKHIYSFILITILLLVNMSGAYAQPLDISSPNAVLMDYTTGKVIFDHNAHVPAYPASTTKVLTALLALENLDLNEVLTVDYDIYVIGSSMYLMKGESFTVEELIQALMIRSANDAAELLAIRISGSVEEFTNLMNKRAKELGALNSNFTNPHGLPDDNHITTAYDLAMITKQALKFDKFREIMSTVNLQFEPTEQTPETRYFRNSNRFLWATGRSNQILYNGRYVDIKYDIIDGVKTGYTPQARNCLISSSLKDGHRLIAVVLGSGGGEVYSDSRKLIDYGYDNFKLVNLIKGNNGYTDISITNSKANTTTLYTASDLHAILPKDFNESLLTTRIETKKDIKAPINEGSVLGNLDFIYNSEVVGTVNLINLDEVQSKSFIVKLLSLKSIFRILSTIFVLWQGLVIYLRLSKQKIRKFGTKRYGNSYKFSRNLFK from the coding sequence ATGAAAAAACATATTTACTCTTTTATTCTAATAACTATTCTACTGCTAGTAAACATGTCTGGAGCCTATGCACAACCCCTAGATATATCCTCTCCTAATGCAGTATTAATGGATTATACTACTGGTAAAGTAATATTTGACCATAACGCACATGTCCCTGCATATCCTGCAAGTACTACTAAGGTTCTTACTGCTTTACTAGCTTTAGAAAATCTAGATTTAAATGAAGTTCTAACTGTCGATTACGATATATATGTTATTGGATCTAGTATGTATTTAATGAAAGGCGAATCTTTTACAGTAGAAGAGTTAATACAGGCTTTAATGATTCGTTCTGCTAACGATGCTGCAGAGCTCTTAGCAATTCGTATTTCTGGATCTGTTGAAGAGTTTACTAATCTAATGAATAAACGTGCTAAAGAACTGGGTGCATTGAATAGTAATTTTACTAATCCCCATGGATTACCTGATGATAACCATATAACTACAGCCTATGATTTAGCAATGATTACTAAGCAAGCCCTAAAGTTTGATAAATTTAGAGAAATTATGAGTACGGTGAATTTACAATTTGAGCCTACTGAACAAACACCTGAAACTAGGTACTTTAGAAACTCGAATAGATTTCTCTGGGCTACTGGAAGATCAAATCAAATTCTGTATAATGGACGTTACGTAGATATCAAGTACGATATTATAGATGGTGTAAAAACAGGATATACACCACAAGCCCGTAACTGTTTAATCTCCTCCTCACTAAAAGATGGTCATAGGCTTATTGCTGTTGTTCTTGGTTCAGGTGGCGGAGAGGTATACTCTGATTCACGAAAGCTAATTGATTATGGTTATGATAATTTCAAATTAGTTAATTTAATCAAGGGAAATAATGGTTACACTGATATATCTATAACTAACTCAAAGGCAAATACAACTACTTTATACACTGCATCTGATTTACACGCAATTCTTCCAAAGGATTTTAATGAAAGTTTGTTAACTACTAGAATCGAAACTAAAAAAGATATTAAAGCCCCAATAAATGAAGGTAGTGTACTTGGAAATTTAGATTTTATTTACAATTCAGAAGTTGTTGGTACAGTCAACTTAATAAATTTAGATGAAGTTCAGTCAAAATCATTTATAGTTAAATTGTTAAGCTTAAAAAGTATCTTCAGAATCCTATCCACTATATTTGTTTTATGGCAAGGATTAGTTATCTATCTTAGACTTTCGAAGCAAAAGATTAGAAAATTTGGTACGAAAAGATATGGCAACTCATATAAATTTAGTAGAAATTTATTTAAGTAA
- a CDS encoding DUF378 domain-containing protein: MIYLDRLALVLVIIGALNWGLIGLFQWDLVASLFGGQSALLSRVVYTLVGIAGAYCISLLFRERSQQRE; this comes from the coding sequence GTGATATATTTGGATAGATTAGCACTAGTCTTAGTTATAATAGGCGCCCTTAATTGGGGATTGATTGGACTATTCCAATGGGATTTAGTAGCATCGTTATTTGGTGGACAATCAGCCCTATTAAGTAGAGTTGTATATACCCTTGTAGGTATCGCAGGAGCTTATTGTATAAGCTTATTATTTAGAGAAAGATCTCAACAAAGAGAATAA
- a CDS encoding helix-turn-helix transcriptional regulator: MGENLHPILRGLIPLLDGIANTMGKNCEVVLHQIAKSKKSIVAISNGHVSGRTVDSPMLDVGIQALGEEEVAENIINYSNKTVNGKILKSSTMFIKDEDNKIIGALCINIDISEFVVAHKVLDEFIQPDIKREISFDSLSNNINDVLNNVVEDTLNSYGKPVAYMNKDEKVVIVRKLDEQGAFLIKGAIDHVAKILCVSRYTVYNYLDEIRMDS, encoded by the coding sequence ATGGGGGAAAACTTACACCCAATATTAAGAGGCCTAATACCTTTGCTAGATGGTATAGCTAATACTATGGGTAAAAATTGTGAAGTAGTGTTACATCAAATAGCTAAATCGAAGAAGTCAATTGTTGCTATAAGTAACGGGCATGTATCTGGAAGAACTGTTGATAGCCCAATGCTAGACGTGGGCATACAGGCTTTAGGAGAAGAGGAAGTTGCAGAAAACATAATAAACTACAGTAATAAGACTGTGAACGGAAAAATATTAAAGTCTTCAACAATGTTTATAAAAGACGAGGACAATAAAATTATTGGAGCATTATGCATAAATATTGATATTTCTGAATTTGTCGTTGCTCACAAAGTGCTAGATGAATTTATACAACCTGATATTAAGAGGGAAATTAGTTTTGATAGTTTATCTAATAATATTAACGACGTCTTAAATAATGTTGTTGAAGATACTTTAAATTCTTATGGTAAACCTGTAGCATATATGAACAAAGATGAAAAGGTAGTTATAGTTAGAAAACTAGATGAACAGGGAGCATTCTTAATTAAAGGTGCAATAGACCATGTAGCAAAAATATTATGTGTATCTAGATATACAGTATATAATTATCTTGATGAAATTAGAATGGATTCTTAA
- the leuS gene encoding leucine--tRNA ligase — translation MDKVYESKKIELKWQDYWKKNNSFVTTEDHKPKYYVLEMFPYPSGKIHMGHVRNYSIGDVIARYKTMKGFNVLHPMGWDAFGLPAENAAIKHGIHPDIWTKQNIQDMKDQLSLLGLSYDWNREIATCNTDYYKWTQWLFLQFYKHDLVYKKESRVNWCPSCETVLANEQVVSGKCERCDNVVNKKLLSQWYFKITDYADKLLEDIDQLDGWPDKVKIMQENWIGKSEGAEIDFAIDGFDKKLKVFTTRPDTIYGATYMVLAPEHPYIDELINGTEYETSIKGFAHKLQHISDIDRTSAEAEKEGLFTGRYCINPITNKRIPIYVANYVLVDYGTGAIMAVPAHDQRDLDFANKYNLEVIPVIKPEDADDSFKITNEAYTNSGIMINSEEFNGVNSDEAFSKIAEKIEKLGAGKRTSSFRLRDWLLSRQRYWGTPIPMVYCEKCGTVPIKEEDLPVELPIDVKFTGKGLSPLTTSETFMYTACPKCGEKAKRETDTMDTFVDSSWYFLRYTDPKNSEEVFGKDKAKYWMPVDQYIGGVEHAILHLLYSRFFNKVLKVLGLVTFDEPFKNLLTQGMVLKDGAKMSKSKGNTVSPEEIIEKYGTDTARLFVLFAAPPERDLEWSDQGVEGCYRFINRVWRLVIESINNGYFSSAKDSEQKLDKDLKFKIHSTIKRVTDDLDTRFNFNTAISGIMELVNDLYKYKDADNNIIDGSLFKFGVETVVLLLSPFAPHMAEELWETIGYNVSVTTLDWPKYDEKALVKDEEEVIFQVNGKMRNKVLVPSDISEEDMKKLALENEKVVQVTEGKSIVKIIVVPKKLVNIVVK, via the coding sequence ATGGATAAGGTATATGAATCAAAAAAGATAGAACTGAAATGGCAAGATTATTGGAAAAAAAATAATTCATTTGTGACTACAGAGGACCATAAACCTAAATATTATGTTTTAGAAATGTTCCCATATCCTTCAGGAAAGATACATATGGGACACGTTAGAAACTATTCTATTGGGGATGTAATCGCAAGATATAAAACAATGAAAGGATTCAATGTACTTCATCCGATGGGATGGGATGCTTTTGGACTTCCAGCAGAAAATGCAGCCATTAAACACGGAATTCACCCTGATATTTGGACAAAGCAAAATATACAGGATATGAAAGATCAACTTAGTTTGCTAGGCTTGAGCTATGATTGGAATAGGGAAATAGCAACATGTAATACTGACTACTATAAATGGACTCAATGGCTGTTTTTACAGTTCTATAAGCATGATTTAGTATATAAGAAGGAATCTAGAGTAAATTGGTGTCCATCATGCGAAACAGTACTAGCTAATGAACAGGTAGTTAGCGGAAAATGTGAGCGTTGCGATAATGTTGTAAATAAGAAATTATTGAGCCAATGGTATTTCAAAATAACAGACTATGCGGACAAGTTATTAGAGGATATAGACCAACTTGATGGATGGCCAGATAAAGTTAAAATAATGCAAGAAAATTGGATAGGAAAAAGTGAAGGGGCAGAAATTGATTTTGCTATAGATGGATTTGATAAAAAGCTTAAAGTATTTACAACTAGACCGGATACAATCTATGGAGCAACATATATGGTATTAGCACCAGAGCATCCATATATTGATGAATTAATTAATGGAACTGAATATGAAACATCTATTAAAGGCTTTGCCCATAAACTTCAGCATATTTCTGATATTGACAGAACATCAGCAGAAGCTGAAAAAGAAGGATTATTTACAGGTAGATACTGTATTAACCCAATAACAAATAAAAGAATACCAATATATGTAGCAAATTACGTATTAGTAGATTACGGTACTGGAGCAATTATGGCAGTGCCTGCTCACGATCAAAGGGACTTGGATTTTGCGAATAAGTATAACCTAGAGGTTATTCCAGTAATCAAACCAGAGGATGCAGATGATAGTTTCAAGATTACAAATGAAGCATATACAAACTCAGGTATAATGATTAATTCAGAGGAGTTTAATGGAGTAAATTCAGATGAGGCCTTCAGTAAAATTGCAGAAAAAATCGAAAAATTAGGTGCTGGTAAAAGAACTAGTAGCTTTAGACTAAGAGATTGGCTACTTTCTAGACAAAGATATTGGGGAACACCAATACCGATGGTGTATTGCGAAAAATGTGGTACTGTACCAATAAAAGAAGAGGATTTACCAGTGGAACTTCCAATAGACGTTAAATTTACAGGGAAGGGTCTATCACCATTAACTACAAGTGAAACATTTATGTATACTGCTTGTCCTAAGTGTGGAGAAAAAGCTAAGAGAGAAACTGACACAATGGATACTTTTGTTGATTCTTCTTGGTATTTTTTAAGATATACTGATCCAAAAAATAGCGAAGAAGTGTTTGGCAAGGATAAGGCAAAATATTGGATGCCAGTAGACCAATATATTGGTGGAGTAGAGCATGCAATACTACACTTACTATACTCTAGATTTTTTAATAAAGTACTTAAGGTCTTAGGGTTAGTGACTTTTGATGAACCATTTAAAAACTTGTTAACTCAAGGTATGGTTTTAAAAGATGGGGCTAAAATGTCTAAGTCTAAAGGAAATACTGTTAGTCCAGAGGAAATAATTGAAAAATATGGTACTGACACCGCAAGACTTTTTGTATTATTTGCTGCACCACCTGAAAGAGACTTAGAGTGGAGTGATCAAGGAGTAGAGGGCTGCTACAGATTTATTAATCGTGTATGGCGATTAGTTATAGAATCTATAAATAACGGATACTTTAGTTCAGCTAAGGATAGTGAACAGAAACTTGATAAGGATCTTAAATTTAAAATCCATAGTACTATAAAAAGAGTAACAGATGATCTTGATACCCGTTTTAACTTTAATACAGCAATAAGTGGTATTATGGAATTAGTTAATGATTTATATAAGTATAAGGATGCAGATAATAATATTATTGACGGATCATTGTTTAAATTTGGTGTTGAAACAGTCGTTTTACTTCTTTCACCATTTGCTCCACATATGGCAGAAGAGCTTTGGGAAACTATAGGGTACAACGTAAGTGTAACTACTTTAGATTGGCCTAAGTATGATGAAAAAGCTTTAGTTAAAGATGAGGAAGAAGTTATTTTCCAAGTTAATGGAAAGATGAGAAATAAAGTTCTTGTGCCATCGGATATAAGTGAAGAGGATATGAAAAAGCTTGCACTTGAAAATGAAAAGGTAGTACAGGTAACGGAAGGAAAGAGTATTGTTAAAATAATAGTTGTACCTAAAAAGTTAGTTAATATTGTTGTTAAATAA
- a CDS encoding helix-hairpin-helix domain-containing protein produces MKVSLKQKQVIIMFLVIIVISVFIKGYLNEKKKIYILSTAVNQEIKKDVNDLESKSIAKQTIFVHIEGSVKNPGLYELDADSRMNDVVHAAGGLMDNADRKRINLAKRLVDEDFIYILAIGEELEDIESSVSSNNSKGSININSASKQELESLVGIGPALADRIINYRNEKGKFNSIEELKNVNGIGEKKFNDIKGSITAK; encoded by the coding sequence ATGAAAGTAAGTTTAAAGCAAAAGCAAGTAATTATAATGTTTTTGGTAATTATTGTTATATCTGTATTTATAAAAGGATATTTAAACGAAAAGAAAAAAATTTATATTTTAAGTACAGCTGTTAACCAGGAAATAAAAAAAGATGTTAACGATCTAGAAAGTAAATCAATTGCTAAACAAACTATTTTTGTGCATATAGAGGGTTCTGTAAAAAATCCAGGACTTTATGAATTAGATGCGGATTCTAGAATGAATGATGTTGTACACGCAGCTGGGGGACTTATGGATAATGCGGATAGAAAGCGTATAAACTTGGCTAAAAGACTTGTGGATGAAGACTTTATTTATATACTTGCCATAGGCGAAGAGTTAGAAGATATAGAATCTAGTGTAAGTAGTAATAATAGTAAGGGATCAATTAATATAAATAGTGCGAGTAAGCAGGAGCTAGAAAGCTTAGTAGGTATAGGGCCTGCTCTGGCAGATAGAATTATTAATTATAGAAATGAAAAGGGAAAATTTAATAGCATTGAAGAATTAAAGAATGTCAATGGTATAGGTGAAAAGAAATTTAATGATATTAAGGGCAGTATTACTGCAAAATAG
- the sdaAA gene encoding L-serine ammonia-lyase, iron-sulfur-dependent, subunit alpha — translation MNFTNGKELLELCSLHNKKIHEIMLEKEMKYTGVSEDLIIIKLQESLKIMKDSITVGIKQEVKSLSGLIGGEAKKIYERNIREKSVCGPLMSKAISRSMAVLEVNSAMGKIVAAPTAGSSGIIPGVFITVSEEFGFSDDELVKALLTASAIGFIITRNATVAGAEGGCQAETGSAAAMAAGAIVELMGGTPEKALDAASFTIKNTLGLVCDPIAGLVEAPCQMRNAIGSANALISAEMALAGVKSIIPFDEVVDTMYRVGKCMPMELRETAMGGLAATPTGKRIMKEILEKELS, via the coding sequence ATGAATTTTACAAACGGAAAAGAGCTTCTAGAGCTTTGTTCTTTACATAATAAAAAAATACATGAAATAATGTTAGAAAAGGAAATGAAATATACAGGGGTTTCTGAAGACTTAATTATTATTAAGCTACAAGAGAGCTTGAAGATTATGAAGGATTCCATAACCGTGGGAATAAAGCAAGAGGTAAAATCTTTAAGCGGCCTAATTGGTGGTGAGGCTAAAAAGATTTACGAAAGAAATATTAGGGAGAAGTCTGTTTGTGGGCCACTAATGAGTAAGGCAATAAGTAGGTCAATGGCAGTACTTGAAGTTAATTCTGCTATGGGTAAAATTGTGGCAGCGCCGACTGCTGGCTCGTCTGGCATTATACCCGGGGTGTTTATAACAGTTAGTGAAGAATTTGGCTTTAGTGATGATGAGTTAGTAAAAGCACTGCTAACAGCCAGTGCCATTGGGTTTATTATTACAAGAAATGCAACAGTTGCAGGTGCTGAGGGTGGATGTCAGGCAGAAACTGGTTCTGCAGCAGCTATGGCAGCTGGAGCTATTGTTGAGTTAATGGGTGGAACACCGGAGAAGGCATTAGATGCAGCTTCTTTTACAATAAAAAACACATTAGGTTTAGTATGTGACCCAATTGCTGGACTTGTTGAAGCCCCTTGTCAAATGAGGAATGCAATAGGTTCTGCAAATGCACTTATTAGTGCTGAAATGGCTTTAGCTGGAGTTAAGAGTATTATACCATTTGATGAAGTAGTAGATACTATGTATAGGGTAGGTAAGTGTATGCCTATGGAATTAAGAGAGACAGCAATGGGAGGCTTAGCAGCAACTCCTACGGGCAAAAGAATAATGAAAGAAATTTTAGAGAAGGAACTTAGCTAA
- a CDS encoding RidA family protein: MKTIISTDKSPKAIGPYSQAIKVGNIVYTSGQIPLDPNTMEIVSQNIEEQTLQVLKNLEAILIEAGTSISNVIKTTVFIKDMNDFNTINGIYADFFKENKPARSCVEVSRLPKDVRVEIEAIAIVD; encoded by the coding sequence ATGAAAACAATTATTAGTACTGACAAATCTCCAAAGGCTATTGGCCCATACTCACAAGCCATAAAAGTAGGTAATATTGTTTACACTTCTGGTCAAATACCGCTAGACCCAAATACTATGGAAATTGTTTCTCAAAATATAGAAGAACAAACATTACAAGTATTAAAAAATTTAGAGGCTATTTTGATTGAGGCAGGCACAAGTATTAGTAATGTTATTAAAACAACTGTTTTCATTAAAGACATGAATGACTTTAACACTATTAATGGTATCTATGCTGACTTTTTTAAAGAAAACAAACCAGCGAGATCATGTGTTGAGGTATCTAGATTACCTAAAGATGTTAGAGTGGAGATTGAAGCAATAGCTATAGTAGATTAA
- a CDS encoding Ldh family oxidoreductase, translated as MSYYRIEEKALRAFSEESFQKAGFSEEEARIISDVILLSDLYGIESHGVQRFKMYHDNLKSGMVKKYNKTEILKETPVSATLDAHFGMGQLAAYRSMKMAIEKANKTGVGIVTVRNSNHYGIAGYYAKMACEEGLLGLSFTNSGAIMVPTNGRLPMLGSNPIACAMPAEPVDFLFDASTTVVTHGKLEVYRKLGKELPKGWALDDKGEESTDAGRVLDNFNAGKGGGILPLGGADEVHGGHKGYGYGMIVEIFSSILSMGMTSNNCLKGGIDGCCHGFIAIDPDIFGDREEIKNHLSEYLELIRKTLRAAGKERIYTHGEKEIEAMEDRLAKGILVNERTLNEIKEVAEGLQMDCSFY; from the coding sequence ATGAGCTACTATAGAATAGAAGAAAAGGCACTGAGGGCTTTCTCTGAGGAATCATTTCAGAAGGCAGGATTTTCAGAGGAAGAAGCAAGGATAATTTCTGATGTAATATTGCTTTCGGACCTCTACGGCATTGAAAGTCATGGTGTCCAAAGATTTAAAATGTATCATGACAATCTAAAAAGTGGAATGGTAAAAAAATACAATAAAACTGAGATTCTTAAGGAAACACCAGTATCTGCAACCTTGGATGCTCACTTCGGTATGGGGCAGTTAGCCGCATATAGGAGCATGAAAATGGCTATAGAAAAAGCTAATAAGACAGGGGTAGGAATTGTAACTGTCAGAAATTCAAACCACTATGGAATTGCGGGTTATTATGCAAAGATGGCCTGCGAGGAAGGACTCCTGGGACTTAGTTTTACCAATAGTGGTGCCATAATGGTACCTACAAATGGTAGACTTCCAATGTTAGGCTCAAACCCCATAGCCTGTGCAATGCCTGCAGAACCCGTGGATTTTCTTTTTGATGCCTCCACGACAGTAGTAACCCACGGAAAGCTTGAAGTATACAGAAAGCTTGGAAAGGAACTTCCAAAAGGCTGGGCTCTCGATGATAAGGGAGAAGAATCAACGGATGCGGGTAGAGTTTTGGATAATTTCAATGCTGGTAAAGGCGGGGGAATACTTCCTCTTGGAGGAGCAGATGAAGTTCATGGAGGACACAAGGGCTATGGCTATGGAATGATTGTTGAAATCTTTAGTTCTATCCTTTCCATGGGAATGACAAGTAACAACTGCTTGAAGGGCGGAATCGACGGGTGTTGTCATGGATTTATCGCAATAGACCCAGATATATTCGGCGATAGGGAGGAAATAAAAAATCATCTCTCAGAATACCTTGAGCTTATAAGAAAAACCCTTAGAGCAGCGGGAAAAGAGCGTATTTACACCCACGGGGAAAAAGAAATTGAAGCTATGGAAGATAGGTTGGCAAAGGGTATTCTTGTAAATGAAAGAACTTTAAATGAAATAAAGGAAGTTGCAGAGGGTCTCCAGATGGATTGTTCATTTTATTAA
- a CDS encoding L-lactate permease → MLLLTAFSAIVAPFIFLVLFRMPAKKGMTFSAIILLLLASTVWGVHNNVIVASILQGSHRALTIMLILFGAIVLLNTLKHTGAVDRINEGFRNISPDMRVQAIIVGFLFGALIEGAAGFGTPAAVVGPLMVALGFTPMAAATIALIANSVPVSFGAVGTPHLVGLSNIPGIMGIAAEDLAARSTFFHEIAKRVTSMDLFIATVVPSLLVFVLVFFFSKERKMSNAFAMFPWTLSVGVVYAATAFTVAHAFGPEFVSIVSSLVVISYASVTAKKGFLQPKEIWTEALVDGFKVEAKKSDMGLFAAWSPYLVVVGLLLVTRLVPAIKKFTQTNVDLTWRNIMGIEGINSGWQVLYSPGTILVIAALAAILIQGKSFDCFIKASKESIGSVQGASLALLPTLALVQVFTNSGMNANEFVAMPRYIAIAMAAGLGGVWHNVAPYLGILGAFITGSATVSTLTFSPIQYDVATQMGLPTYVVLAQQVMGGAAGNMICVHNVVAATAVVGLVGKEGDVIRKTLGPCIVYGLMIGIMGIIVAGILG, encoded by the coding sequence ATGTTATTGTTAACGGCATTTAGTGCTATTGTTGCACCATTTATTTTCTTAGTTCTTTTTAGAATGCCTGCTAAAAAAGGGATGACATTCAGTGCTATTATTCTTTTATTATTGGCTTCTACAGTGTGGGGAGTTCACAACAATGTTATCGTTGCATCTATTTTACAAGGTTCTCATAGAGCATTAACAATTATGTTAATTCTATTTGGTGCTATCGTTCTATTAAATACACTAAAACATACTGGCGCAGTAGATAGGATCAATGAAGGATTCAGAAACATTTCACCAGATATGCGTGTTCAGGCGATTATTGTTGGTTTCCTATTTGGAGCGTTAATTGAAGGTGCTGCAGGTTTCGGTACTCCAGCGGCGGTAGTTGGACCGCTAATGGTTGCACTTGGATTTACTCCAATGGCTGCTGCAACAATCGCATTAATAGCAAACTCTGTTCCTGTTTCATTTGGAGCGGTAGGAACTCCACACCTTGTTGGATTATCTAATATTCCAGGAATTATGGGAATTGCAGCTGAAGACTTAGCAGCAAGATCAACTTTCTTCCATGAAATCGCAAAAAGAGTTACTTCAATGGATTTATTCATTGCAACAGTTGTTCCTTCTCTTTTAGTATTTGTTTTAGTTTTCTTCTTTAGTAAAGAAAGAAAAATGTCTAATGCATTTGCTATGTTCCCATGGACATTATCTGTTGGGGTAGTATATGCGGCAACAGCTTTCACTGTAGCTCATGCTTTCGGACCAGAATTCGTTTCTATAGTAAGTTCACTAGTAGTTATTTCATATGCATCTGTTACAGCAAAAAAAGGTTTCTTACAACCAAAAGAAATTTGGACAGAAGCTTTAGTTGATGGATTCAAAGTTGAGGCTAAAAAATCTGATATGGGATTATTTGCAGCATGGAGCCCATATTTAGTTGTAGTTGGTTTATTACTTGTAACAAGACTTGTACCAGCTATAAAGAAATTTACTCAAACTAATGTTGACTTAACTTGGAGAAACATTATGGGAATCGAAGGAATCAACTCTGGATGGCAAGTACTTTATTCACCAGGAACAATTCTAGTTATAGCTGCATTAGCAGCAATATTAATTCAAGGTAAATCATTTGATTGTTTCATTAAAGCTTCTAAAGAATCTATTGGTTCAGTACAAGGTGCATCACTTGCGTTACTTCCAACATTAGCATTAGTACAAGTATTCACTAACTCAGGTATGAATGCAAATGAATTTGTTGCTATGCCTAGATATATTGCAATCGCAATGGCTGCTGGTTTAGGTGGAGTATGGCATAACGTTGCTCCTTACCTAGGAATTCTTGGAGCATTTATTACAGGTTCTGCAACTGTTTCTACATTAACATTCTCACCTATCCAATACGACGTTGCTACTCAAATGGGATTACCAACTTATGTTGTATTAGCGCAACAAGTTATGGGTGGAGCTGCAGGAAATATGATCTGCGTTCACAACGTAGTTGCTGCTACAGCGGTAGTAGGTCTTGTTGGTAAAGAGGGAGACGTTATTAGAAAAACTCTTGGACCATGTATCGTATACGGATTAATGATTGGTATCATGGGTATTATCGTAGCTGGTATTCTTGGTTAA
- the sdaAB gene encoding L-serine ammonia-lyase, iron-sulfur-dependent subunit beta, protein MKDFSLFDIIGPSMIGPSSSHTAGATKLGKVAYRIACKEIKSVEFLLHGSFAKTYRGHGTDKALLGGILGFNPDDERIKDSFNLAKEKNIDYRFIEGDLGEVHPNTVKITITKPNDEIVELVGSSIGGGNIVVCQINGLSLEFTGAYTTLIISHKDKPGVIAKVTTILAQNNINIAFMRVYRYGRGENAFMIIETDDSIEKAVLGCINEVDGISRSYLVTL, encoded by the coding sequence GTGAAGGATTTTAGCTTGTTTGACATTATAGGACCCAGTATGATAGGACCATCTAGTTCCCATACGGCAGGTGCAACAAAATTAGGTAAAGTTGCATATAGAATAGCATGTAAAGAAATAAAATCAGTTGAGTTTTTACTACATGGATCATTTGCTAAAACTTATAGAGGCCATGGAACTGATAAGGCTTTATTAGGGGGGATTTTAGGATTTAATCCAGATGATGAAAGAATTAAGGACTCGTTTAATTTAGCTAAGGAGAAAAACATTGATTATAGATTTATAGAAGGGGATTTGGGAGAGGTACATCCCAATACAGTTAAAATAACTATAACTAAACCAAATGATGAGATTGTAGAATTAGTAGGATCATCTATTGGTGGAGGAAATATAGTTGTATGTCAAATAAATGGGTTAAGCTTAGAGTTCACAGGAGCTTATACGACATTAATTATATCCCACAAGGATAAACCAGGGGTTATTGCAAAAGTAACTACAATACTTGCACAAAACAATATAAATATTGCCTTTATGCGTGTGTATCGATATGGTCGAGGAGAGAATGCATTTATGATAATAGAAACCGATGACTCTATAGAAAAAGCAGTATTGGGCTGCATAAATGAAGTTGATGGGATTTCAAGATCATACTTAGTTACTTTATAA